A genomic segment from Microcoleus sp. FACHB-672 encodes:
- a CDS encoding ABC1 kinase family protein, giving the protein MDVKTVSPTSAQLNSATMTEQPISAATTQEASSAVATITVESERIPRVVELTDIVVPVPTDNFSANALQYDAVAINEYYSSRPLPVWRRRLSIVSKLASFGLNLWWDRQTGRLVKNQPARAEQLRKMLTQLGPAFIKIGQALSTRPDLVPPGYLEELAKLQDQLPPFPNKIAYQFIEEELGAHPNEIYAELSLEPVAAASLGQVYKGKLKTGETVAVKVQRPGLAESITLDVYILRRLAGWAQRNMKQVRSDLVAIADEFAARLFEEMDYTHEGHNAERFAELYGHLKDIYVPKIYWPYTGRRVLTMEWIDGTKLTNLESLSAQGIDASYLIELGVQCSLRQLLEHGFFHADPHPGNLMATRDGQLAYLDFGMMSEVKPYQRYGLIQAIVHLVNRDFEGLAHDYVKLEFLTPDTDLTPIIPALAGVFGNALGASVAELNFKSITDELSQVMYDYPFRVPAYYALIIRSLVTLEGIAINVDPNFKVLSKAYPYVAKRLLTDTSPELRSSLRDLLFKEGSFRWNRLENLLKNAKSSDDYDISQALNQALEFLFSERGDFIRDYLIDEIVKTLDTLSRQSFQNATSVVGEWFGLRVNKPAMTPAEEKNMEHFQRILGILQETKGFDPVKVASVLPQLILKPETQRMGKQIAGGLAQRALARLIRDVLLREEPIKSNGYNGSQQRALSLPAQRTK; this is encoded by the coding sequence ATGGATGTCAAGACGGTATCACCTACCTCAGCCCAGTTGAATTCAGCGACAATGACCGAGCAGCCGATATCTGCAGCCACAACCCAGGAGGCAAGCTCGGCAGTTGCCACTATCACGGTTGAGAGTGAGCGCATCCCTAGAGTGGTGGAGCTAACAGACATCGTCGTGCCGGTGCCGACAGATAACTTTTCAGCAAATGCGTTGCAGTACGATGCAGTTGCGATTAACGAATATTACAGCTCCAGACCGCTGCCGGTGTGGAGGCGCAGGCTAAGCATTGTGTCAAAACTGGCTAGCTTTGGCCTGAATCTATGGTGGGATCGCCAAACCGGCAGATTGGTTAAAAATCAGCCGGCTAGAGCTGAGCAGTTGCGGAAAATGCTGACTCAGTTAGGCCCAGCCTTTATTAAAATTGGGCAAGCTTTATCAACGCGCCCCGACTTGGTGCCACCGGGTTATTTGGAAGAGTTGGCGAAATTGCAAGATCAACTGCCTCCCTTCCCCAACAAAATTGCCTACCAATTTATTGAAGAAGAACTCGGTGCTCACCCTAATGAAATTTATGCCGAACTTTCACTAGAGCCGGTGGCGGCGGCGTCCCTTGGGCAAGTTTACAAAGGCAAGCTGAAAACCGGCGAAACAGTTGCGGTGAAGGTACAACGACCCGGTTTAGCTGAAAGCATCACTTTAGATGTTTACATCTTGCGGCGGTTGGCTGGTTGGGCGCAAAGAAATATGAAACAAGTTCGCAGCGACTTAGTGGCAATTGCCGATGAGTTTGCCGCCCGCTTGTTTGAGGAAATGGACTACACCCACGAGGGTCATAATGCCGAACGGTTCGCCGAGTTATACGGCCATTTGAAAGACATTTACGTGCCTAAAATTTACTGGCCTTACACGGGCCGGCGGGTGCTGACAATGGAGTGGATCGACGGCACCAAACTAACCAATTTAGAATCGCTAAGCGCTCAAGGAATTGACGCTTCATACTTAATTGAATTAGGCGTTCAGTGTTCCCTGCGCCAGCTGCTAGAGCACGGCTTTTTCCACGCCGATCCCCATCCGGGCAATTTGATGGCAACGCGAGATGGGCAGTTAGCTTATCTCGACTTTGGCATGATGAGCGAGGTGAAACCTTATCAGCGTTACGGTTTAATTCAAGCCATTGTTCACCTCGTCAACCGCGACTTTGAAGGTTTGGCTCACGATTATGTGAAGCTAGAGTTTTTGACACCGGATACTGACCTGACGCCAATTATTCCAGCACTAGCCGGCGTGTTTGGTAATGCTTTGGGAGCAAGTGTTGCTGAGTTGAATTTCAAGAGCATTACTGACGAGTTGTCACAGGTGATGTATGACTATCCCTTCCGCGTGCCGGCTTATTACGCATTGATTATCCGGTCGCTGGTGACCTTAGAAGGGATTGCAATTAATGTCGATCCCAACTTTAAGGTACTCAGTAAAGCTTATCCTTATGTGGCAAAACGGCTGTTAACAGATACGTCTCCAGAATTGCGATCTTCTTTGCGGGATTTGCTGTTTAAGGAAGGTAGTTTCCGCTGGAACCGGCTGGAAAATTTATTAAAGAATGCGAAAAGCAGCGATGATTATGATATCAGTCAAGCGCTGAATCAAGCATTAGAATTTTTGTTCTCCGAACGGGGCGATTTCATTCGAGATTATTTGATTGATGAGATTGTTAAGACTTTAGATACTCTCTCGCGTCAAAGTTTTCAAAACGCGACTTCTGTTGTGGGAGAGTGGTTTGGTTTAAGGGTAAATAAGCCGGCGATGACTCCTGCAGAAGAGAAAAATATGGAGCATTTCCAACGCATTTTGGGAATTCTTCAAGAAACAAAAGGTTTCGATCCGGTAAAGGTGGCTTCAGTGCTTCCCCAGCTTATCCTCAAGCCAGAAACTCAGCGCATGGGTAAGCAAATTGCTGGCGGTTTAGCTCAGCGTGCTTTAGCGCGGTTGATTCGTGATGTTTTACTACGGGAAGAACCGATTAAAAGTAACGGTTACAATGGCAGTCAACAACGCGCCTTATCTCTGCCGGCTCAAAGAACAAAATAA